Proteins found in one Stigmatella aurantiaca genomic segment:
- a CDS encoding B12-binding domain-containing radical SAM protein, with protein MASNPSVADDNATQPGKDNAGTPAARARRTDVVLLKMPNHNMDYPHLAVPTLTAALRKNFFKVKQQDVNVLLRDFLLTEERLKDLAYRFLPELAKAHIDIPADFDRIRNALVYLHYIDNQIGFARIEQVKQKLQARKYEEVFCDEQESSLASLIFVLTGMLHIVIDLALTHDEAGGEIDNPVTNFLHQKVQEVAALNPRVVGFSVIQIQRKATLWFARRLKPLIQGKIAVGGPDASTFKEEYLKNNDCIDYAFLKEAETTFLEFLRGKPVEQLDGVVFRDAEGNIKVNEPRHDIQLSIFRPDFDDYDLDKFLLPTLPLSTSRGCAFAKCTFCNHYKTYSGYYSNDAVKTVDNIELLVKRYNTRFFHFVDDMLEVNEGTAIAEELIRRNLDVNILTYARFEPQFTDEKILELWHKAGIRVIEWGLESASQEVLKKMIKGVSIRQVQNILDISSQKGIVNKLMLFHNYPGETVDQLKMTVDFLRKNVLDKKVRPFFTVRGKLELRLFTPLEITSRDYSKSPFRKRYERSSSFDSLLGYADEDDYPRKVEYIESFINEMSQYLNKNKIFSTNDENMSLDLLILDLKRRGLETAVTVQ; from the coding sequence ATGGCAAGCAATCCGTCCGTGGCCGACGACAACGCCACCCAGCCTGGGAAGGACAATGCCGGCACCCCGGCCGCCCGCGCGCGCCGCACCGACGTGGTCCTCCTCAAGATGCCCAACCACAACATGGACTATCCGCATCTGGCGGTGCCCACGTTGACGGCGGCACTGAGGAAGAATTTCTTCAAGGTGAAGCAGCAGGACGTCAACGTGCTGCTCCGGGATTTCCTCCTCACGGAGGAGAGGCTGAAGGATCTGGCCTACCGGTTCCTCCCGGAGCTCGCCAAGGCGCACATCGACATCCCGGCGGACTTCGATCGGATTCGCAACGCGCTCGTCTACCTGCACTACATCGACAACCAGATCGGCTTCGCCAGGATCGAGCAGGTGAAGCAGAAGCTCCAGGCCCGCAAGTACGAAGAGGTCTTCTGCGATGAGCAGGAGAGCAGCCTCGCCTCGCTCATCTTCGTGCTGACCGGGATGCTGCACATCGTCATCGATCTGGCGCTGACCCATGACGAGGCCGGCGGAGAGATCGACAACCCGGTGACGAACTTCCTGCACCAGAAGGTTCAGGAGGTGGCGGCCCTGAACCCGCGAGTGGTGGGCTTCTCCGTCATCCAGATTCAGCGCAAAGCGACCCTCTGGTTCGCCCGGCGCCTCAAGCCGCTCATCCAGGGAAAAATCGCCGTCGGGGGGCCGGACGCCTCCACCTTCAAGGAAGAGTACCTCAAGAACAACGACTGCATCGACTACGCCTTCCTCAAGGAAGCGGAGACTACCTTCCTGGAGTTCCTGCGCGGGAAGCCCGTGGAGCAGCTGGACGGCGTCGTCTTCCGGGATGCGGAGGGCAACATCAAGGTCAACGAGCCGCGCCACGACATCCAGCTTTCGATCTTCCGGCCGGACTTCGATGACTACGATCTCGACAAGTTCTTGCTGCCGACGCTGCCCTTGTCCACCTCGCGTGGATGCGCTTTCGCCAAGTGCACGTTCTGCAACCACTACAAGACCTACTCTGGCTACTACAGCAACGATGCCGTGAAGACGGTGGACAACATCGAGCTCCTGGTGAAGCGCTACAACACGCGCTTCTTCCACTTCGTGGACGACATGCTGGAGGTGAACGAGGGCACGGCCATCGCCGAGGAGCTGATCCGGCGCAACCTCGACGTGAACATCCTCACCTATGCCCGCTTCGAGCCCCAGTTCACCGACGAGAAGATCCTGGAGCTTTGGCACAAGGCCGGCATCCGCGTCATCGAATGGGGCCTGGAGTCCGCATCGCAGGAGGTCCTCAAGAAGATGATCAAGGGGGTCTCCATCCGGCAGGTGCAGAACATCCTCGACATCAGCAGCCAGAAGGGGATCGTGAACAAGCTGATGCTGTTCCACAACTACCCCGGCGAGACAGTGGATCAGCTCAAGATGACCGTGGACTTCCTGCGCAAGAACGTGCTGGACAAGAAGGTCCGCCCCTTCTTCACGGTCCGCGGGAAGCTGGAGCTGCGCCTGTTCACCCCGCTCGAAATCACCTCCCGCGACTACTCCAAGTCCCCCTTCCGCAAGCGCTACGAGCGGTCCAGCTCGTTCGACTCGTTGCTGGGCTACGCGGACGAGGACGACTACCCGCGGAAGGTCGAGTACATCGAGAGCTTCATCAACGAGATGTCGCAGTACCTCAACAAGAACAAGATCTTCTCGACGAACGACGAGAACATGTCGCTCGATCTGCTGATCCTGGACCTGAAGCGGCGCGGCCTCGAGACAGCGGTGACCGTGCAGTAG